CAGGCTTCTTTCAAAGATGTTGTGACCGAATAGACAAGATTTCTTTCTTTGAAAATATTCCTTTTTTAGGGTATACTGCCTCTTGTAGTCGCTGGTTTTATAAAGAAACTGATTTGTTCTGTCATGCGTGAAACTTTCTTGAATATTTTCCGAATCAAAGACCTCCGCAATAAGATTTTGTTTATTCTCGGACTTTTGGTCTTGTATCGAATAGCAGCCAATATCCCTCTTCCAGGAGTGGATGTTTTGGCTTTGAAGAAACTTTTTGAAGAAAATGCGTTTCTCGGTCTTTTGAACGTCTTTTCGGGCGGTGGATTGTCCAACATCTCTATTGTACTTCTCGGTGTCGCTCCATATATTACTGCATCGATCATTATGCAACTTCTTACGACGATCGTGCCAAGTCTCGAACGTCTCTACAAAGAAGAAGGGGAAACGGGTCGACAGAAATTCAATATGTGGACACGCTGGGCGACACTTCCTCTCGCTGCTTTGCAATCTTTCAGCATGCTCTCCCTTCTCCGTTCCCAGAATATTTTGGGAGATATCACGCCGTTTACTATGGCAGTGATTGTCGTGAGCGCGACAGCAGGTACGATTTTTCTTATGTGGCTTGGTGAACTTATCACTGAAAAAGGTCTTGGCAACGGTGTTTCAGTGATTATCTTTGCTGGTATCGTATCAGCCCTTCCGACAGGAATCTCTCGGTTTATCGCTACCTGGGATCCTTCGCAGATATTCACATATTTTCTTTTTGCATTGGTTGCTACCGTGACGATTGCAGGAGTAATATTTGTCAATGAAGGACAACGGACAATTCCGGTTGCTTATGCCAAACGTGTACGCGGAGCACAGGTGTATGGTGGTGCTGCGACGCATCTGCCACTTCGTGTGAACCAGGCTGGTGTTATACCGATTATTTTTGCCGTATCACTCATCCTCATCCCGACAATGATTGCTAATGTTTTGGCACAGAGTAATCATACACAAATAGCGAGCGTCGCCCTTTCTCTTAGTGCGTGGCTCCAGAATCAGTGGGTGTATGGGTCGCTCTATTTTTTCCTTATCGTTGTCTTCACTTATTTCTACACCGCTGTTGTTTTTGATCCAGTCAAGATTTCAGAAAATCTCCAGAAACAAGGGGGATATATTCCTGGTATCCGTCCTGGCAACACGACAGCAGAATATCTCTATCATATTATCAATCGTATCACACTGGCTGGAGCATTCTTCCTTGGATCGATTGCTGTTCTCCCGTTTATTGTTCAGGGATTGACGGGTATCAATGCTTTTTCTATCGGGGGCGTGAGTATTCTCATCGTCGTTTCGGTGGTACTTGAAACAGTAAAGCATATTCAAAGCCAGCTCACGATGCGAAGCTACGAAAACTTCTGAAGAAGTAATTTTTAAATTATTAATTTCTAATTTCTAAACAATTTCCAATGCTACAATTTTAAAATTTTCAAATTAAAAATTTGATCATTATTTGAAGATTGAAGATTGAAAATTTTACAGGCATGCCACTTAAAGACACATATATTCTCCTCGGTTCTGCTGGGAGCGGAAAAAGTACCCAAGCAGAGCTCCTCAAAAGTTCTCTTCATCTCGCTCATATCGATATTGGATCAGAGCTTCGTGCCGTTGCTTCTCAAGATACTGAGCTGGGTCACGAAGTGAATGAAATCATCAACGTGAAGCATACATTTGTTCCTGATGAAGTCGTCTTTGCTGTTTTGTCAGATGCCATTGATTTCGTTCCAGAAACGGTCGGACTTCTCATCGATGGTATTCCACGGAGAGAAAGCCAGATAGAAAAAGTGCTCGAAGTACTTCGTGAATCTGGGAGATCACTCAATAAAGTAGTTTATATCGATGTACCAGAAACGGTTTCTGTAGAACGTATCTCCAGGCGATATTCGTGCTCGATTTGTAAACGAAATTATATTCTCGGAAAAAATCTGATAGACAGCGAAACACCATGTCGTTACTGCGGAGGACATATTGTCCAAAGAACAGATGATACCGAGGAAGGTGTTCGGACACGCCATCATATTTTTCAGGAAGAGACACTTCCTGTCATCAACTATTTCGAGAAAACAGGAGAGTTGCTCCGTATCAACGGGAATCAAGAAACCTACAAAGTATTTCAAAATATTCTGAAATACGTACGACCAGAATAAGAAACAACTATGCGACACACACTCGGGATGAGAGAAAAAGAATGGGTGAAGACCCCGGATGAAATCAGACGGCTTCGTTTGTCATGTCAGAATATGGCACGTATTCTCGAAACGGTCATGGCCACGGTCAAACCAGGTGTCACTACTTTCGCGGTTGATGCGCTCGCAGAAAAAATGATTCGTGAAATCGGAGGGACACCTCTGTTCAAAGGTTACAATCCTGGAGGAGGCCGACCATTTCCCGCAACACTCTGTGCGTCAATCAATGACGAAGTAGTACATGGTATCCCGAGCAAAGAACGCATTCTCAAAGAAGGGGATTTGTTCAAGATAGATATCGGAATGCGTTTCGAGGGAATGGTCTCTGACATGGCCCGTACGATTATGGTAGGCAATGTATCTCCGCTGGCCGAAAAACTCACCACAGTCACGAGGGAGTGCTTGGAGCGCGGTATAGCAGAGCTCCGTCCGGGTGCGCATATTTCCGCCTACGCACGTGCGGTGCAGGGGCATGCTGAATCAAATGGCTTTTCTGTTGTTCGTGATCTCGTCGGTCATGGTGTCGGACGAGAACTCCACGAGGATCCTCAAGTACCGAACTATGTTTCTCGTCGGATGGATGATTTTATTTTAAGAAAAGGGATGACACTCGCACTCGAACCAATGATCAACGCGGGAACTTTTGCTGTCTCTATTGCGCCAGATGACTGGACATTCATCACTTCTGATAGTACACTTTCTGCACATTTCGAAGACACGGTCGTCATCACTGATCAGGGCGCAGAAATCCTAACGAGAGTATGATTCTCTCTTCTAACATCCAGATATTCCTACACAAATATTTTTTCTCCAGCTTGTTTCTCTCTGTCACATAAACTGAGTCGCAAAAGCCTGCTTGTCGATAGACAAGTTCGACAGAGAAATAGGAGCAAGAAAAAATAATTTTATGAAAATATTTTCCTCATAGAGTATGTCACAGAATCTGCAGAATTATCTCGGTATTGATTGGGGCGCCACAAATATTGGTGTTGCTTTGGCACATCAAGAAACGGGTGTCGCATTACCGTACAGGACCCTCAAGAATGATACAGCTACTGTCACAGAATTGAAAAAAATTATTGAAGCAGAGGCTATCGGAACGATCGTTATAGGTATTCCTGTCTATGAACACCGAGAAGATGTTTCGTATGGCGGAGAGATACTAGGGAAATCTCTCGAAGAACAATGTGAAGTAGCGGTGGTCTATCAGAATGAAATGTTTACAACCAAGATGGCACAAGTCAATCTCATCGAACAAGGAGTGAAGAATGCTTCAAAACATAATGATGAAGAATCTGCGCGTATTATTCTCCAAGAATGGCTTGGTAAAAAACGATGATGAAAAATTGACTTTTGGGTGTCGAAAAGAAGGGCTCTTCTTATATAAGGAGTTTCATTTCCAAATGAAGTGTCAATTGAGAGTCTTGAAAAGGAATGATTTTTGTGGTATAATAGGGAAAAGAGTATATTTTAATACCATTTCTATGAGCGAAGACCTCGTGTCTATGAAGAAAATCTGCATCGTCGATGATAACAAAGAAATACGTGATATTTATCGAACCAAATTCGAAAGTGAGGGATTTGCAGTGATAGATGCGGAAGACGGAGAGAAGGCTCTAGAAATTATCAAAAGTGAACGACCGGATGCAATACTTCTCGATATTCAAATGCCTGTACTTGATGGATTTGGTGTACTCAAGGCGCTCAAATCGGATGCAGAACTTGCCAAGATTCCTGTCGTGATGTTTAGTAACGTCGATAGTGATGAGATTTTTCAGACAGTCAGCAATCTTGGTGGTGCGCAATATTATCTCATCAAAGCACTTACTACTCCTCAAAAAGTAGTGGATATTGTTTCCAAAGCTCTCACTAAAGACGAATAGTGTTTCCTTTTTTGTTATATATCAAAAAAATCCAATATGTTTGGATTTTTTATTTTTTGAAAGTCACAGTATGATTTTTTGGTGATATTTTTTCTACAATGAATATGATGCTTGACATATGATATGTCTTGAACAAAAGCTTTTTTTCAGGTAGAGTAGAAGGGTGATCTCTAACCTATGCCCTTATGAAAAGCACGAATCAAGCCTATAATCCCAAGAAAATTGAAGCCAAGTGGCAGAAGGAATGGAAGAAAAATGGGCATCCGAAGGCCAAAGGAAAGAATGGGAAAATGTATATTCTCGATATGTTTCCGTATCCATCGGGAGACGGACTGCACGTAGGTCATGTAGAAAATTTCACCGCGACCGATATCTACGCTCGTTTCAAACGAATGAATGGCTATGATGTACTTCATCCGATGGGATGGGATGCATTCGGATTGCCGGCAGAGAATTTTGCTATCAAGACGGGTATTCATCCGAGCAAGAAAACCCTCGAA
This genomic stretch from Candidatus Moraniibacteriota bacterium harbors:
- the ruvX gene encoding Holliday junction resolvase RuvX, whose protein sequence is MSQNLQNYLGIDWGATNIGVALAHQETGVALPYRTLKNDTATVTELKKIIEAEAIGTIVIGIPVYEHREDVSYGGEILGKSLEEQCEVAVVYQNEMFTTKMAQVNLIEQGVKNASKHNDEESARIILQEWLGKKR
- a CDS encoding nucleoside monophosphate kinase is translated as MPLKDTYILLGSAGSGKSTQAELLKSSLHLAHIDIGSELRAVASQDTELGHEVNEIINVKHTFVPDEVVFAVLSDAIDFVPETVGLLIDGIPRRESQIEKVLEVLRESGRSLNKVVYIDVPETVSVERISRRYSCSICKRNYILGKNLIDSETPCRYCGGHIVQRTDDTEEGVRTRHHIFQEETLPVINYFEKTGELLRINGNQETYKVFQNILKYVRPE
- the map gene encoding type I methionyl aminopeptidase is translated as MRHTLGMREKEWVKTPDEIRRLRLSCQNMARILETVMATVKPGVTTFAVDALAEKMIREIGGTPLFKGYNPGGGRPFPATLCASINDEVVHGIPSKERILKEGDLFKIDIGMRFEGMVSDMARTIMVGNVSPLAEKLTTVTRECLERGIAELRPGAHISAYARAVQGHAESNGFSVVRDLVGHGVGRELHEDPQVPNYVSRRMDDFILRKGMTLALEPMINAGTFAVSIAPDDWTFITSDSTLSAHFEDTVVITDQGAEILTRV
- the secY gene encoding preprotein translocase subunit SecY gives rise to the protein MRETFLNIFRIKDLRNKILFILGLLVLYRIAANIPLPGVDVLALKKLFEENAFLGLLNVFSGGGLSNISIVLLGVAPYITASIIMQLLTTIVPSLERLYKEEGETGRQKFNMWTRWATLPLAALQSFSMLSLLRSQNILGDITPFTMAVIVVSATAGTIFLMWLGELITEKGLGNGVSVIIFAGIVSALPTGISRFIATWDPSQIFTYFLFALVATVTIAGVIFVNEGQRTIPVAYAKRVRGAQVYGGAATHLPLRVNQAGVIPIIFAVSLILIPTMIANVLAQSNHTQIASVALSLSAWLQNQWVYGSLYFFLIVVFTYFYTAVVFDPVKISENLQKQGGYIPGIRPGNTTAEYLYHIINRITLAGAFFLGSIAVLPFIVQGLTGINAFSIGGVSILIVVSVVLETVKHIQSQLTMRSYENF
- a CDS encoding response regulator; this encodes MSEDLVSMKKICIVDDNKEIRDIYRTKFESEGFAVIDAEDGEKALEIIKSERPDAILLDIQMPVLDGFGVLKALKSDAELAKIPVVMFSNVDSDEIFQTVSNLGGAQYYLIKALTTPQKVVDIVSKALTKDE